One region of Candidatus Leptovillus gracilis genomic DNA includes:
- a CDS encoding tetratricopeptide repeat protein codes for MSFFGPFQVTLNQQPLSGWRYDKVRALLVYLACEQSRAHSRDELAAMLWPDSANAAARKSLRQALTILRAVIDDETAVPPHLLASRETLQFNPASSHTLDVTRFATLVRQVQSHAHNDMAACDACLTALAQATALYHGDLLAGFSLPESVPFEEWLISTRERLRLQTIEALGQLAAAYAHRNSHDLAVQATRQQLALDPWNETAVRLLMGTLAQRGQRAAALAEYERCKRILADELGITPSAETIALYREIRGEEGAAAWQPLEQAGLSPAVVPTPLSPLIGREQETTAVITFLRQDSVRLLTLMGPPGVGKTRLALHVAQALQADFQGSVYYVALAGIADPTLVTVAIARTMGVPGDQAKASPLLQLTRELQNKRALLVLDNFEQLLASAAAVLDLLHACPQLKILVTSRAPLNLRGEQRYLLPTLPDDPAIRLFVARTQAIVPDFRLTPENETAVAAICRQVDGLPLAIELAAARVRLLPPQRLLQQLSSASGKALSLLKGGGRSSTDHHQTLHQAIEWSYDLLDEAQRRLFARLGVFASGFTLEAAEAVCQIGPGAPDLAESIENLLDNSLLRRSETAVHGYRFLMLQTIRHYALERLADNGEAPLMASRHADYFLGLAKIAAAELAGHNQAIWLERLEGEQNNCRAALEWSIEHSPEQGLELAAALFPFWHTRSYLREGRLWLDRALAQDGPETAMRARALAAAGLLAQRMGDYAQAESQTRTAVALSQQLGDSVTTAYALNNLGIVLMSQGNNSAALQLAEESRAFCQAAGDEMGVSRALMIIGQVALHEDRLATAEEALAASLAFWRRQGDRKNAILCLLNLGRVHMMRGAYAAAAQVIREGVALSRAVGDRHFEMVGLWTVGEIALLLGDTPAAVAQYEVCLAQAREIGDQYFEALTLSKLGLLQLEVGRSFLAGRGSEADAEATLPPDWAAAERSLQVSLELARQIGARWGVADALGNLGLAALRQQNPDQAGELLRQSLQLFYEQGDRANTVLVLERLAAVAAAQTRPEPAAQLLGAANAWRIALENPLPPNEKADYQQLMTAIRRQLGERPFALAFATGQAMSLEQALSTAAGLPGKSAYPSE; via the coding sequence ATGAGCTTCTTTGGACCGTTCCAGGTAACACTGAACCAGCAGCCCCTCAGCGGCTGGCGTTACGACAAAGTCCGGGCGCTGCTGGTTTACCTGGCGTGCGAGCAGTCGCGCGCTCATTCGCGGGACGAACTGGCGGCTATGCTCTGGCCAGACAGCGCCAACGCCGCCGCCCGTAAAAGCCTGCGCCAGGCGTTGACCATTTTGCGCGCCGTGATTGACGACGAAACGGCCGTACCCCCCCATCTCCTCGCCAGCCGTGAAACCCTCCAGTTCAATCCCGCCAGCAGCCACACGCTAGACGTGACCCGCTTCGCCACCCTGGTCCGGCAGGTCCAATCCCATGCCCACAACGATATGGCAGCCTGCGACGCCTGCCTGACGGCCCTGGCGCAGGCCACTGCCCTTTATCACGGCGACCTATTGGCCGGTTTCTCCTTGCCAGAAAGTGTGCCCTTTGAAGAATGGCTTATCTCCACCCGGGAACGGCTGCGGCTACAAACCATCGAAGCGTTGGGCCAGTTGGCAGCAGCCTATGCCCACCGAAACAGCCACGATCTGGCCGTGCAGGCGACGCGCCAACAGTTGGCGCTGGACCCCTGGAACGAGACGGCCGTCCGGCTGTTGATGGGCACGCTGGCGCAGCGCGGGCAGCGGGCCGCAGCCCTGGCAGAGTATGAACGCTGCAAGCGCATTCTGGCCGACGAATTAGGTATCACACCATCGGCCGAAACCATCGCCTTGTACCGTGAAATACGCGGTGAAGAGGGCGCGGCTGCCTGGCAGCCCCTGGAACAGGCCGGTCTGTCGCCGGCAGTCGTCCCCACGCCGCTCTCTCCACTGATTGGCCGTGAACAAGAGACAACGGCCGTCATCACCTTTTTGCGCCAGGACAGCGTGCGCCTACTGACGCTGATGGGACCGCCCGGCGTCGGCAAAACACGCCTGGCGCTGCATGTCGCCCAGGCGCTCCAGGCAGACTTCCAGGGCAGCGTCTACTACGTCGCTCTGGCGGGCATCGCTGACCCCACATTGGTCACAGTCGCCATCGCCCGCACGATGGGCGTTCCCGGCGACCAGGCAAAGGCTTCGCCGCTGCTTCAACTCACCCGGGAATTGCAGAACAAACGGGCGCTGCTGGTGTTGGACAACTTCGAGCAGCTGCTGGCGTCAGCTGCGGCCGTTCTCGACCTGCTGCACGCCTGTCCCCAACTCAAAATCCTGGTCACGTCGCGCGCCCCCTTGAACCTGCGCGGCGAACAACGGTATCTGCTGCCCACCCTGCCAGATGACCCGGCCATCCGCTTGTTTGTGGCCCGCACCCAGGCCATCGTGCCCGATTTTAGGCTGACGCCGGAGAATGAAACGGCCGTCGCCGCTATTTGCCGCCAGGTAGATGGACTGCCGTTGGCTATCGAACTGGCCGCCGCCCGCGTCCGGCTGCTGCCACCACAACGGCTGCTGCAACAGCTCAGCAGCGCCTCTGGCAAAGCGCTGAGCCTGCTGAAAGGGGGTGGCCGCAGCAGTACCGACCATCATCAAACGCTCCACCAGGCCATCGAATGGAGCTACGATCTGCTGGACGAGGCGCAGCGGCGGTTGTTTGCTCGATTGGGCGTCTTTGCCTCTGGTTTTACTCTGGAAGCCGCGGAAGCCGTCTGCCAGATTGGCCCTGGCGCGCCCGATCTGGCGGAAAGCATTGAGAACCTGCTGGATAACAGCCTGCTGCGGCGCAGTGAAACGGCCGTCCATGGATACCGCTTCCTCATGCTGCAAACTATCCGCCACTATGCCCTGGAACGTCTGGCCGACAATGGCGAAGCCCCCCTTATGGCCAGCCGCCACGCCGACTATTTTCTCGGTCTGGCTAAAATCGCTGCGGCCGAACTGGCCGGGCACAACCAGGCCATCTGGCTGGAACGGCTGGAAGGGGAGCAAAACAACTGCCGGGCAGCGCTGGAGTGGAGCATTGAACATTCGCCGGAGCAAGGGTTAGAGTTAGCTGCCGCGTTGTTTCCTTTTTGGCACACGCGCTCTTATTTGCGCGAAGGGCGGTTGTGGCTGGATAGGGCATTGGCGCAGGATGGACCGGAAACGGCCATGCGCGCCCGCGCCCTGGCCGCCGCCGGTCTGTTGGCCCAGCGCATGGGTGATTATGCCCAGGCGGAGAGCCAAACCCGCACGGCCGTTGCCCTGAGCCAACAACTAGGCGACTCAGTCACCACGGCCTACGCCCTGAACAACCTGGGCATCGTCCTCATGTCCCAGGGCAACAACAGCGCCGCGCTGCAATTGGCTGAAGAAAGCCGCGCTTTCTGTCAGGCAGCGGGCGACGAGATGGGCGTCAGCCGCGCCCTGATGATTATCGGCCAGGTGGCTTTGCACGAAGACCGCCTGGCCACCGCCGAGGAAGCGTTGGCCGCCAGTTTGGCCTTCTGGCGGCGGCAGGGCGACCGCAAAAACGCCATTTTGTGCCTGCTGAATCTGGGGCGCGTCCATATGATGCGCGGGGCGTATGCCGCGGCGGCGCAAGTCATTCGGGAGGGCGTGGCTCTCAGCCGGGCGGTGGGCGACCGGCACTTTGAGATGGTGGGGTTATGGACAGTGGGCGAAATTGCCCTGCTGCTGGGCGACACCCCGGCGGCAGTGGCTCAATATGAAGTCTGTCTGGCCCAAGCGCGGGAAATCGGCGACCAATACTTTGAGGCGCTGACGCTGAGCAAATTGGGCTTGCTGCAATTGGAGGTCGGGCGCAGCTTTCTGGCGGGCAGGGGCAGCGAGGCTGACGCAGAAGCCACTTTGCCCCCAGATTGGGCCGCGGCGGAACGGTCGCTGCAAGTGAGCCTGGAATTGGCGCGGCAGATTGGGGCCAGGTGGGGCGTAGCCGATGCTCTGGGCAATTTAGGGCTGGCCGCCCTGCGCCAGCAAAATCCAGATCAGGCTGGCGAGCTGCTGCGGCAAAGTTTGCAGTTGTTTTATGAACAAGGAGACCGGGCGAACACGGTGTTGGTCTTGGAGCGGCTGGCGGCTGTGGCCGCGGCCCAGACGCGCCCGGAACCCGCCGCGCAGCTGCTCGGCGCGGCCAACGCCTGGCGCATCGCGCTGGAGAATCCGCTGCCGCCCAACGAAAAGGCTGATTACCAGCAGCTAATGACCGCCATCCGCCGCCAATTGGGGGAACGGCCGTTTGCCCTGGCCTTTGCCACCGGGCAGGCAATGAGCCTGGAGCAGGCTTTATCAACCGCCGCGGGTTTGCCGGGCAAATCCGCCTATCCATCTGAATGA
- a CDS encoding HAD family hydrolase produces MIHTIAFDGDDTLWHNESLYALTQAQFTQLLAPYHDAAWVEQKLYETEMRNLRLYGYGLKAFTLSMIETAIELTEGRIQGHEIQQIIDATKAMRQNKIALLDGVVETVAQLNGRYRLMLITKGDLLDQEAKIAGSGLADYFDVVEIVSEKTAVTYQAIFAKYQIQPDTFLMVGNSVKSDVLPVVALGGMGVHVPYHITWEHERAQGGETAVYHSLSHLSQLPDLLIRLNH; encoded by the coding sequence ATGATCCACACAATTGCCTTCGACGGTGACGATACACTCTGGCACAACGAATCGCTTTATGCCCTGACACAGGCGCAGTTTACCCAACTGCTGGCCCCTTACCACGACGCGGCCTGGGTCGAGCAAAAATTGTATGAAACCGAGATGCGCAATTTGCGCCTGTATGGCTATGGCCTGAAAGCCTTTACCCTTTCCATGATCGAGACCGCCATCGAGTTAACCGAGGGCCGTATTCAGGGGCACGAAATCCAGCAGATCATAGACGCCACCAAAGCCATGCGCCAGAACAAAATTGCCCTGCTGGATGGCGTGGTCGAGACGGTGGCGCAGTTGAACGGCCGTTACCGCCTGATGCTGATCACCAAAGGGGATTTGCTGGACCAGGAAGCCAAAATCGCCGGTTCTGGTCTGGCCGATTATTTTGATGTTGTGGAGATTGTGAGCGAGAAGACGGCCGTGACCTATCAGGCCATCTTCGCCAAATACCAGATCCAACCGGATACATTCCTGATGGTCGGCAATTCGGTCAAATCGGACGTGCTGCCGGTGGTGGCCCTGGGTGGTATGGGCGTCCACGTGCCCTACCACATCACCTGGGAACATGAGAGGGCACAAGGTGGGGAGACGGCCGTTTACCACAGCCTGTCCCATCTCAGCCAACTGCCTGATCTCTTAATCCGCCTGAACCATTAA
- a CDS encoding ferritin-like domain-containing protein, producing MDKQTLIDHLNDDLASEFSAIIQYITYAAKATGPYRPQLAQFFLTEVADEQIHAQFLANKIVALGGEPTTTAKPVPPAATNRAMLQAILAAELEAGKGYTQRAQEAEAYGDKGLVVALEDMVRDEMGHSEETERMLRDWPL from the coding sequence ATGGACAAGCAAACCTTAATTGACCACTTGAACGATGATTTAGCCAGCGAATTCAGCGCCATCATCCAATACATCACCTATGCCGCCAAAGCCACCGGCCCTTACCGGCCACAGTTGGCCCAATTCTTCCTCACCGAAGTAGCCGACGAGCAGATCCACGCCCAATTCCTGGCCAATAAAATCGTCGCTCTGGGCGGTGAACCGACCACAACCGCCAAACCCGTGCCGCCGGCGGCAACCAACCGCGCCATGCTGCAAGCCATCCTGGCCGCTGAATTAGAGGCTGGCAAGGGCTACACCCAACGCGCCCAAGAAGCCGAAGCCTACGGCGACAAAGGGCTGGTGGTCGCTTTGGAAGACATGGTGCGCGACGAGATGGGCCACTCCGAAGAAACCGAACGGATGCTGCGCGATTGGCCGCTGTAA
- a CDS encoding site-specific integrase, with the protein MADNPQPPLFSKSELPTDQSGQHMSQAILTADASIQAAIGLFETHMRDEGFALNTRKAFVSDVRLLGKYLGIGQPIGAIGTKDLNDFLDWLENKRGVPCSAKSYSRRVTTLKIFFGWLHESGVLLNDPSTAVIQRSVRSPLPVLPTEEDLEKATAVTLSLMRGDGDKKADARPHLLLTLLLQTGIKKGEAMAIVPNHIDRSDPDNPVLFIRYANPRLRYKERKVTLTAEWLDVLDEYTAQYQPPDTIFTCTPRNLEYILRDVSDAAGLENGLLSFENLRWCSALRDWRNKEEPDDIRQKLGLSKITWRDTKAKLEKLAQGG; encoded by the coding sequence ATGGCCGATAATCCACAACCACCACTATTCTCAAAAAGCGAACTCCCCACCGACCAAAGCGGCCAGCACATGTCACAAGCCATTCTGACGGCCGATGCTTCGATTCAGGCCGCCATAGGGCTATTTGAGACCCATATGCGCGATGAGGGCTTTGCGCTGAACACGCGCAAGGCATTTGTCAGCGATGTCCGGCTGCTGGGCAAATATCTGGGCATTGGGCAGCCAATTGGGGCCATCGGCACCAAAGACCTGAATGATTTTCTGGATTGGCTGGAGAACAAGCGAGGTGTGCCGTGCAGCGCCAAATCCTATTCACGGCGGGTGACAACGTTGAAGATATTTTTTGGCTGGCTGCACGAGAGCGGTGTGCTGCTCAACGACCCATCTACGGCCGTTATCCAGCGCAGCGTGAGAAGCCCATTGCCCGTCCTGCCTACGGAAGAAGACCTGGAAAAAGCGACGGCCGTTACCCTCAGCCTGATGCGGGGCGACGGCGATAAAAAAGCGGATGCACGCCCACATCTGCTGCTGACTCTGCTGCTGCAAACTGGCATCAAAAAAGGGGAGGCAATGGCCATTGTGCCCAATCACATTGACCGCAGCGATCCCGATAATCCTGTTTTGTTCATTCGCTATGCCAACCCACGCCTGCGCTACAAAGAGCGCAAAGTAACCCTGACGGCCGAATGGCTGGATGTGCTGGATGAATACACGGCCCAATACCAGCCGCCAGACACCATTTTCACCTGCACGCCGCGCAACCTGGAATACATTCTGCGCGATGTCAGCGATGCCGCCGGTCTAGAGAATGGGCTGCTGTCGTTCGAAAATTTACGCTGGTGCTCTGCCCTGCGCGACTGGCGCAATAAGGAAGAGCCAGACGACATCCGGCAAAAATTGGGTCTGTCTAAGATCACCTGGCGCGACACAAAAGCAAAGTTGGAGAAATTGGCGCAGGGGGGCTAG
- the uvrA gene encoding excinuclease ABC subunit UvrA: protein MEPDIIYIRGAQQHNLKHIDVRIPRNQLVVLTGVSGSGKSSLAFDTIYAEGQRRYVESLSAYARQFLGQMEKPKVDHISGLSPAIAIEQKAVSKNPRSTVGTVTEVMDYLRVLYARIGLAHCPQCGRAVQPQTAQMIADQLAALPAGSRFQLLAPIARNRKGAHLEALTQARQDGYTRARVNGEMVDLSGALPKLDKKAKHTIELVIDRLQTPAAADESFLPRLVDSVETTLRAGDGLLIADLGGEELLLSEHNACPHCGISFPELSPQLFSFNSPLGMCPDCQGIGTQMQVDPDLIVEDETLSIMDGALRWYGNVRKKKNRWQTTQLESIAEHYGIDLDTPWRELPQSFRDVLFDGSGDEVVHIKYEAEGNDAQWTGETKRPLKGIIANIYRLFRQTSSEYTRAFYASFMSQRPCPTCQGTRLRPEARAVTVGGQSITEVGRMAIDEAYEWVVSLAVGREPYTVSRMPYAVNREPYALNGTRNTENGLRNTDYGSRKTEHPSLTSQQFEIAEEVLKEIRDRLQFMLNVGLHYLTLDRAAPSLSGGEGQRIRLASQIGCGLVGVLYILDEPSIGLHARDNRALIETLHQLRDMGNTVLVVEHDEETMRDADWLIDLGPGAGVKGGEVIAAGTPPQVMADPNSLTGRYLSGVLQVSSPNGHGGQHPTRRIPTNGSIELLGARLHNLKNVDARFPLGTMICVTGVSGSGKSSLIAETLEPALARALNNAQTTPGPYARLSGLEHLDKVINITQDPIGRTPRSNPATYVKLFDEIRTVFANTPEAKLRGYKNGRFSFNVKGGRCEACQGYGLRKVEMHFLADVWVMCRECYGGRYNRETLAVTFKGKTIADVLDMDVQEALELFANHPKITRMLQTLHDVGLDYVKLGQSALTLSGGEAQRIKLAKELSRVATGRTVYILDEPTTGLHFADIQKLLDVLHQLVDAGNTVIVTEHNLDVIKTADYLIDLGPEGGDGGGQIIAQGTPEEVAQVETSYTGQFLRAMLALASQ, encoded by the coding sequence ATGGAACCCGATATCATCTACATTCGTGGCGCACAACAGCACAACCTCAAGCACATAGATGTGCGCATCCCGCGCAACCAACTGGTTGTCCTCACCGGCGTCAGCGGCAGCGGTAAATCATCCCTGGCCTTCGACACCATCTACGCCGAAGGGCAGCGCCGCTACGTCGAGAGCCTCTCCGCCTATGCCCGCCAATTCCTCGGCCAGATGGAAAAACCCAAAGTAGACCACATCAGCGGCCTCAGCCCGGCCATCGCCATCGAGCAAAAAGCGGTCAGCAAAAATCCGCGCTCCACAGTCGGAACCGTCACCGAAGTGATGGACTATTTGCGCGTGTTATATGCTCGCATCGGCCTGGCCCACTGCCCGCAGTGCGGCCGCGCCGTTCAGCCGCAAACCGCGCAAATGATCGCCGATCAGTTGGCCGCTCTGCCGGCCGGCAGCCGTTTTCAACTGCTGGCCCCCATCGCCCGCAACCGCAAAGGGGCGCATCTGGAGGCGCTGACCCAGGCGCGGCAGGACGGCTATACCCGCGCCCGCGTCAATGGCGAGATGGTAGATTTGTCCGGCGCGCTGCCCAAACTGGACAAAAAAGCCAAACACACCATTGAACTGGTCATAGACCGGCTGCAAACTCCGGCCGCGGCCGACGAATCGTTTTTGCCGCGACTGGTAGATTCGGTAGAGACGACTTTGCGCGCCGGTGACGGTCTGCTGATTGCCGATTTGGGCGGCGAAGAGCTGCTGCTGAGCGAACACAACGCCTGCCCCCACTGCGGTATCAGCTTCCCGGAATTATCGCCGCAGTTGTTCAGCTTTAACTCGCCGCTGGGTATGTGCCCGGATTGTCAGGGCATTGGCACGCAAATGCAGGTGGACCCGGACCTGATTGTGGAGGATGAAACGCTGTCCATTATGGATGGGGCGCTGCGCTGGTATGGCAACGTGCGTAAGAAAAAAAACCGCTGGCAGACGACGCAGTTAGAATCTATCGCCGAGCATTATGGCATAGATTTGGACACTCCCTGGCGCGAACTGCCACAGTCGTTCCGCGACGTGCTGTTTGATGGGTCCGGCGACGAGGTAGTACACATCAAGTATGAGGCCGAGGGCAATGATGCGCAGTGGACGGGGGAGACAAAACGGCCGTTAAAAGGCATCATCGCCAACATCTACCGCCTCTTTCGCCAGACCAGCTCCGAGTATACCCGCGCCTTCTACGCCAGCTTTATGAGCCAACGGCCGTGTCCCACCTGCCAGGGAACCCGCTTGCGCCCTGAAGCCCGCGCCGTCACCGTTGGCGGCCAATCCATCACCGAAGTCGGGCGCATGGCGATTGATGAGGCGTATGAGTGGGTGGTTTCATTGGCCGTTGGCCGCGAGCCGTATACCGTGAGCCGTATGCCGTATGCCGTAAACCGTGAGCCGTATGCCCTAAACGGAACACGGAATACGGAAAACGGACTGCGGAACACGGACTACGGTTCACGGAAAACGGAACACCCATCCCTGACCTCACAACAGTTCGAGATTGCCGAAGAAGTGCTGAAAGAAATCCGCGACCGGCTGCAATTTATGCTCAACGTCGGGCTGCATTACCTCACACTGGACCGCGCCGCGCCGTCGCTGTCTGGCGGCGAGGGGCAGCGCATTCGTCTGGCGAGCCAGATTGGCTGTGGGCTGGTGGGCGTGTTGTACATCCTCGACGAGCCGTCCATCGGCTTGCACGCCCGCGACAACCGGGCGCTCATCGAGACGCTGCACCAACTGCGCGACATGGGCAACACGGTCCTGGTGGTGGAACACGACGAAGAGACCATGCGCGACGCCGATTGGCTGATTGACCTGGGACCCGGCGCGGGCGTGAAGGGTGGCGAAGTGATAGCCGCCGGGACACCGCCGCAGGTGATGGCCGACCCCAATTCGCTGACCGGCCGCTATTTGTCTGGCGTGTTGCAGGTCTCGTCACCCAATGGTCACGGCGGGCAGCACCCGACGCGGCGCATTCCCACCAATGGCAGCATCGAACTGCTGGGGGCGCGGCTGCACAACCTGAAAAACGTAGACGCCCGTTTCCCGCTGGGAACCATGATTTGCGTCACGGGTGTGTCTGGCAGCGGCAAGAGCAGTCTCATCGCTGAAACGTTGGAACCGGCCCTGGCCCGCGCCCTGAACAATGCCCAGACCACGCCTGGCCCGTATGCCCGCCTCTCTGGTCTGGAGCATCTGGACAAGGTGATCAATATCACCCAGGACCCAATTGGCCGCACGCCCCGTTCTAACCCGGCGACGTATGTGAAGCTGTTTGACGAAATTCGCACGGTATTTGCCAATACGCCGGAGGCGAAACTGCGTGGGTATAAAAACGGCCGTTTCAGTTTCAACGTTAAAGGTGGCCGCTGCGAGGCGTGCCAGGGGTACGGCCTGCGCAAAGTAGAAATGCACTTCCTGGCCGATGTGTGGGTGATGTGCCGCGAATGTTATGGCGGGCGTTACAACCGCGAAACATTGGCCGTGACCTTCAAGGGCAAAACCATCGCCGATGTGCTGGACATGGACGTGCAGGAAGCGCTGGAGCTGTTCGCCAACCATCCCAAAATTACCCGCATGTTGCAAACGCTCCACGATGTAGGACTCGATTATGTAAAACTGGGGCAAAGCGCCCTGACTCTTTCCGGCGGTGAGGCACAGCGCATCAAACTGGCGAAGGAATTGAGCCGCGTCGCCACCGGACGCACCGTCTACATCCTCGACGAGCCGACGACGGGCCTGCACTTTGCCGACATCCAGAAGCTGTTGGATGTGCTGCACCAACTGGTGGACGCCGGCAATACGGTTATTGTCACTGAACACAATCTGGACGTAATTAAAACGGCCGATTATCTAATAGACCTCGGCCCGGAAGGGGGCGATGGCGGCGGGCAGATCATTGCTCAGGGCACGCCGGAAGAAGTGGCTCAGGTGGAAACCAGCTATACCGGGCAGTTTTTGCGAGCGATGTTGGCTCTAGCCAGCCAGTGA
- the pgi gene encoding glucose-6-phosphate isomerase produces the protein MSTLTKSAAWQALLDDYKKMTAVHMRDLFAADPTRFDKFSLRFGDMLFDYSKNRITEETLVHLLALAEQSGLAERIEAMFSGEKINNTEGRAVLHVALRNRSNRPILVDGRDVMPEVNRVLAKMERFSEAVRSGYWRGCTGLPITDIVNIGIGGSDLGPKMVVEALKPYTRRDLRAHFVSNVDGTDIAEALRQVQPETTLFLIASKTFTTQETMTNAHTARQWFLRAIGEETAVAQHFVALSTNETAVAAFGIDPDNMFEFWDWVGGRYSLWSAIGLSIALAVGFDNFAALLAGAHHADEHFRTAPFAHNIPIIMALLGVWYNNFFGAESHAILPYDQYLQYFPAYFQQGDMESNGKSVTRAGKPVDYSTGPVIWGQPGTNGQHAFYQLIHQGTKLIPCDFLAAAQSHNPLGDHHTLLLSNFFAQPEALMKGKTAVEVRAELANSNLSQAELEMLVAAKTFAGNRPSNALLFRKLTPETLGTLIAFYEHKIFTQGVIWDVNSFDQMGVELGKVLAKAILPELRGVAPVSAHDASTNGLINAYKTMR, from the coding sequence GTGTCTACACTTACCAAGTCTGCCGCCTGGCAAGCTCTGCTAGACGATTATAAGAAGATGACGGCCGTTCACATGCGTGACCTGTTTGCCGCCGATCCGACCCGGTTCGACAAATTTTCATTGCGCTTTGGCGATATGTTGTTCGATTATTCCAAAAATCGCATCACCGAGGAAACCCTGGTTCATTTGCTGGCTTTGGCCGAACAGTCCGGGTTGGCCGAGCGGATTGAAGCGATGTTCAGCGGCGAAAAAATCAACAATACCGAAGGGCGCGCCGTGCTGCACGTGGCTTTGCGTAACCGTTCCAATCGGCCAATTCTGGTAGACGGCCGTGATGTCATGCCCGAAGTGAACCGTGTGTTGGCTAAAATGGAGCGGTTTAGCGAAGCAGTGCGCTCCGGCTACTGGCGCGGCTGCACCGGTTTGCCCATCACCGATATTGTCAACATCGGCATTGGCGGCTCCGACCTGGGGCCAAAAATGGTGGTGGAGGCGCTGAAGCCGTATACCCGGCGCGACCTGCGCGCCCATTTTGTCTCTAACGTGGACGGCACAGACATCGCCGAGGCGCTGCGCCAGGTGCAGCCGGAGACGACGCTGTTTCTCATTGCCTCCAAGACCTTCACCACGCAGGAGACGATGACCAACGCCCATACAGCGCGGCAATGGTTTCTGCGGGCGATAGGGGAGGAAACGGCCGTTGCCCAACATTTTGTCGCCCTGTCTACCAATGAGACGGCCGTCGCCGCCTTTGGCATTGACCCCGACAACATGTTCGAGTTCTGGGATTGGGTCGGTGGGCGCTACTCTTTGTGGTCGGCTATCGGCTTGTCCATCGCCCTGGCCGTCGGCTTCGACAATTTTGCGGCTTTGTTGGCCGGCGCGCACCACGCCGACGAGCATTTTCGCACCGCGCCGTTTGCCCACAACATCCCGATCATCATGGCCTTGTTGGGCGTGTGGTACAACAACTTCTTCGGCGCGGAATCCCACGCCATTTTGCCCTACGACCAATACCTGCAATACTTCCCGGCCTATTTCCAGCAGGGAGACATGGAATCCAACGGCAAAAGTGTGACGCGGGCCGGTAAGCCGGTAGATTATTCCACCGGGCCGGTGATTTGGGGCCAGCCAGGGACCAATGGGCAGCACGCTTTTTACCAGCTTATTCATCAGGGCACAAAGTTGATCCCCTGCGATTTTCTCGCCGCGGCGCAGAGCCACAACCCGCTGGGCGACCATCATACCCTGCTGCTGTCTAACTTTTTCGCCCAACCAGAAGCGCTGATGAAAGGCAAAACGGCCGTTGAAGTCCGCGCCGAATTAGCCAACAGCAATCTCAGCCAGGCAGAGCTAGAGATGTTGGTGGCCGCCAAGACGTTTGCCGGCAATCGGCCGTCGAACGCCTTGCTGTTTAGAAAACTGACGCCAGAAACGTTGGGCACACTCATCGCCTTCTACGAACACAAAATTTTCACCCAGGGCGTCATCTGGGATGTGAATTCGTTTGATCAGATGGGGGTAGAGTTGGGCAAGGTGCTGGCCAAAGCAATTTTGCCCGAACTGCGCGGCGTGGCCCCGGTGTCGGCCCATGACGCTTCGACCAATGGGCTGATCAACGCCTACAAAACCATGCGCTGA
- a CDS encoding YitT family protein — MTKTEFFKLTKKRWRSSKRVLRREIPRFIILVIGTAVIAIGYVLFQIPNQIVAGGLSGIGIIVNSFTGWPLGLMYWVMNIPMLILGFLYLGRWAFLIRTLFAVTIFSFLVDWLQVFLPTVVSPYPISNDLLLSTIYGGIVGGIGAGLLYRAGGTVGGTSVIGRILQQKTGLPLSQSYFYADGTIILAAGIVFGWEIALYGLLMMFINGIASDYMLEGPSTTRVATIITNHPEPVAKAIIHHLHRGASYWPITGGYTGVTRYMITCTVYRSQVVDLKNTIADTDPEAFVTIGISQHALGQGFTPLKREM, encoded by the coding sequence ATGACAAAAACAGAGTTTTTTAAGTTAACCAAGAAACGCTGGCGCAGCAGCAAAAGAGTGCTGCGGCGCGAAATTCCCCGTTTCATAATTTTGGTGATCGGCACGGCCGTTATTGCCATCGGCTACGTCTTATTTCAGATCCCCAACCAGATTGTCGCCGGTGGACTCAGCGGCATCGGCATCATCGTCAACTCCTTCACCGGCTGGCCGCTGGGCCTGATGTATTGGGTGATGAACATCCCCATGCTCATATTAGGCTTTCTTTACCTCGGCCGGTGGGCGTTCCTCATCCGCACACTGTTTGCCGTCACCATTTTTTCATTTTTGGTGGATTGGTTGCAAGTTTTTTTGCCAACCGTCGTTTCGCCTTACCCCATCTCCAACGATTTGCTGCTGAGTACCATCTATGGCGGCATCGTCGGCGGCATTGGCGCCGGACTGCTGTATCGTGCTGGCGGCACGGTTGGCGGAACCAGCGTGATCGGCCGTATCTTACAGCAAAAGACCGGCCTGCCGCTCAGCCAATCTTATTTCTATGCCGATGGGACCATCATTCTGGCAGCCGGCATTGTGTTCGGCTGGGAAATTGCCCTGTATGGCTTGTTGATGATGTTTATCAACGGCATCGCCTCAGATTACATGCTGGAAGGCCCCAGCACCACGCGAGTCGCTACAATAATCACCAATCACCCAGAACCGGTGGCCAAAGCCATCATCCACCACCTGCATCGCGGCGCGAGTTATTGGCCAATAACCGGCGGCTACACCGGGGTAACGCGCTACATGATCACCTGTACCGTCTATCGCTCGCAGGTTGTTGACCTGAAGAACACCATTGCCGACACCGACCCGGAAGCGTTTGTGACCATTGGCATCAGCCAGCACGCGCTGGGGCAAGGGTTTACGCCGCTCAAGCGTGAGATGTAA